A stretch of Macadamia integrifolia cultivar HAES 741 chromosome 7, SCU_Mint_v3, whole genome shotgun sequence DNA encodes these proteins:
- the LOC122084075 gene encoding SAC3 family protein A-like isoform X2 — MMNQVHTTDTVVEQDPNLLEQRQIVDSSGQASASLAPGHSFLPSATGSTAVSWTVHITDNSSSENGLLPSSSYHHNQHTEPLPRDVQDGLSAASNASTSSNLGAANGPQEYAGYSSYTNSADPYGYGNTGYQHGYYYQYPQQANHSYSQQGGVYQNSGAPYQPLTSFQNTGPASYTSTYYNAADYQTTGGYPSNEYNNQTNSWNAGSYAHYPSHQYSAYSSSDSNGAQSSSAVAATPLHYQQQYKSWAEYYSQTDVNCAPGTENIAVTNATSSGCAVPGATGGYPFSNGQPPPPGTTSWRPEPSSSEFPPLQASDVTGDAYNVYWKHGTSGVQSHVNPMPSYFQKPLDQNPIPYDSTRDQQNIACPQGSNLQYSVTNHVPQNQVPQNYQPPLQTFPSLDTRRVSKLQIPTNPRIASNLGLGLPKTDKDSSTTNAATKPAYIGVSMPKPTNKVPSHDDADSMLKPGMFPASLRAYVERALSRCKEDSQKAACQNIMKEMITKASADGTLLTRDWDIEPLFPLPDVDTINKDGESSGAVSSLPRYKRSPSRRTKSRWEPISEEKLVEKVPSVNHVSVKEVNWDHFKERDGVLSSGKCESTDDGWNNSKLPPLQHQTPSKNVQRPVKKQRLSDNFGTAENGGGSSDSDKEQGLAAYYSSAITLANSPEERKRRENRSKRFEKAHGHQAGVKHFRQKAVGAGSLYSRRASVLELSRSYNDSGSRAVEDIDWDAFTVKGTCQEIEKRYLRLTSAPDPATVRPEEVLEKALLMVLSSQKNYLYKCDQLKSIRQDLTVQRIRNELTVKVYETHARLSIEAGDLPEYNQCQSQLQSLYAEGIKGCHMEFSAYNLLCAILHSNNNRDLLSSMARLSDEVKKDEAVKHALAVRAAVTSGNYVLFFRLYKLAPNLNTCLMDLYVEKMRFEALKCMSRSYRPTLPVAYIAQVLGFTTVLPTTEGNEEKDMDGFEECEEWLRAHGACLTKDNSQEMQLDTKASSSSLYMPEPEDAVAHGDTNLAVIDFLTRTS; from the exons CAGCGCCAAATTGTTGATTCAAGTGGACAAGCATCTGCATCTTTAGCTCCCGGACATTCCTTTCTGCCCTCAGCCACTGGTTCTACAGCCGTGTCATGGACTGTGCACATAACAGATAATAGCTCTTCTGAAAATGGACTTCTTCCAAGTTCCAGCTATCATCATAACCAGCATACGGAGCCACTTCCAAGGGATGTGCAAGATGGATTGAGCGCTGCATCAAATGCCTCTACTTCATCTAATCTGGGGGCAGCAAATGGACCACAAGAATATGCTGGTTATTCATCATATACAAATTCTGCTGATCCTTATGGTTATGGCAACACAGGATATCAACATGGTTACTATTACCAATATCCACAGCAAGCAAACCATTCGTACTCTCAACAAGGGGGTGTATATCAAAATTCAGGTGCTCCTTATCAGCCTCTTACCTCATTTCAGAATACAGGGCCTGCAAGTTATACAAGCACTTACTACAATGCTGCTGATTATCAGACAACTGGAGGTTACCCGAGCAACGAGTATAATAATCAGACCAACTCCTGGAATGCTGGTTCCTATGCACATTATCCCTCTCATCAGTATTCAGCCTACTCTTCTTCAGATTCTAATGGTGCTCAAAGTTCTAGTGCTGTAGCTGCAACTCCACTTCATTATCAGCAACAATACAAGTCATGGGCAGAATATTACAGTCAAACAGATGTTAATTGCGCTCCCGGGACAGAGAATATTGCTGTTACCAATGCAACCTCTTCGGGTTGTGCGGTGCCTGGAGCCACAGGTggatatccattttcaaatggcCAGCCTCCACCTCCTGGTACAACATCTTGGAGACCAGAACCCAGTTCATCTGAATTTCCGCCTTTGCAg GCTAGTGATGTGACAGGTGATGCTTACAATGTTTACTGGAAACATGGAACGTCAGGAGTCcaaagtcatgtcaatccaatgCCATCATACTTTCAAAAACCTTTGGATCAAAATCCAATTCCATATGATAGCACTAGGGATCAGCAGAATATAGCTTGTCCTCAGGGGTCCAATCTACAATATTCTGTTACCAACCATGTTCCTCAGAACCAGGTCCCTCAGAATTATCAGCCACCATTGCAAACCTTTCCTTCTCTGGATACACGTCGGGTAAGCAAATTGCAGATTCCAACAAACCCTAGAATTGCTTCAAatttgggcttgggcttgccaAAAACCGATAAGGATAGCTCTACAACGAATGCAGCAACAAAGCCAGCTTATATCGGTGTCTCAATGCCAAAGCCTACTAACAAAGTGCCCTCTCATGATGACGCTGATTCCATGCTCAAG CCTGGCATGTTCCCTGCATCTCTACGTGCTTATGTGGAAAGGGCATTGTCCCGTTGCAAGGAAGATTCTCAAAAGGCAGCTTGTCAAAACATAATGAAGGAG ATGATTACAAAAGCATCTGCTGATGGTACACTTCTTACACGAGACTGGGATATCGAACCTCTTTTCCCATTACCGGATGTGGATACAATCAATAAGGA TGGGGAGAGTTCTGGTGCTGTTTCTTCATTACCGAGGTACAAAAGAAGTCCGAGTAGACGTACCAAAAGCAGGTGGGAACCTATATCAGAGGAGAAATTGGTTGAGAAAGTGCCATCTGTCAATCATGTTTCAGTAAAAGAGGTTAATTGGGACCATTTCAAAGAAAGGGATGGGGTG TTGTCCAGTGGAAAATGTGAGAGCACAGACGATGGTTGGAATAATTCCAAACTCCCTCCTTTGCAACATCAAACTCCAAGTAAAAATGTTCAAAGGCCAGTTAAGAAACAGCGGCTTAGTGATAACTTCGGCACTGCTGAAAACGGTGGTGGTTCCAGTGATAGTGATAAAGAACAGGGATTGGCAGCATATTATTCAAGTGCAATAACTCTAGCAAATTCGccagaggaaagaaaaagacgTGAAAATCGTTCTAAACGATTTGAGAAGGCACATGGACATCAAGCAGGAGTCAAGCACTTTAGGCAAAAGGCTGTTGGAGCTGGAAGTTTGTATTCTAGAAGGGCTAGCGTTCTGGAGCTTAGCAGAAGTTATAATGACAGTGGCAGCAGGGCTGTAGAGGATATTGATTGGGATGCCTTTACTGTCAAAGGAACCTGCCAGGAAATTGAGAAGCGCTATTTGCGTCTTACTTCTGCACCTGACCCTGCGACT GTTAGGCCGGAGGAGGTGTTAGAAAAAGCTCTCCTAATGGTTTTAAGTTCTCAAAAGAACTATCTCTACAAGTGTGATCAGTTGAAATCAATTCGTCAGGATTTGACTGTACAGAGGATACGTAATGAACTAACCGTCAAG GTGTATGAAACTCATGCGCGATTGTCAATAGAAGCTGGGGATCTGCCAGAGTATAATCAG TGCCAATCACAGCTACAAAGCCTTTATGCAGAAGGAATCAAGGGGTGTCATATGGAATTTTCTGCTTACAACTTACTTTGTGCTATATTGCACTCAAATAACAACAGAGATCTTTTATCGTCGATGGCAAG ATTATCAGATGAAGTGAAAAAGGATGAAGCTGTCAAGCATGCTCTTGCGGTCCGTGCAGCTGTTACGTCAGGGAACTATGTGCTGTTCTTCAGATTGTACAAGTTGGCTCCCAACTTGAACACCTGCCTAATGG ATCTCTATGTTGAGAAGATGCGGTTTGAGGCGTTGAAATGCATGTCTCGTTCTTATCGCCCTACACTTCCTGTTGCGTACATTGCTCAGGTCCTAGGCTTCACAACTGTCTTGCCAACAACtgaaggaaatgaagaaaaagacaTGGATGGGTTTGAGGAATGTGAGGAATGGTTAAGGGCACATGGTGCATGCCTCACCAAGGACAACAGCCAAGAGATGCAGCTCGACACGAAG GCTTCATCTTCCAGCCTTTACATGCCAGAACCTGAAGATGCTGTTGCCCATGGGGATACAAATCTTGCCGTTATTGATTTTCTAACGCGAACATcgtga
- the LOC122084075 gene encoding SAC3 family protein A-like isoform X1, which produces MMNQVHTTDTVVEQDPNLLEQRQIVDSSGQASASLAPGHSFLPSATGSTAVSWTVHITDNSSSENGLLPSSSYHHNQHTEPLPRDVQDGLSAASNASTSSNLGAANGPQEYAGYSSYTNSADPYGYGNTGYQHGYYYQYPQQANHSYSQQGGVYQNSGAPYQPLTSFQNTGPASYTSTYYNAADYQTTGGYPSNEYNNQTNSWNAGSYAHYPSHQYSAYSSSDSNGAQSSSAVAATPLHYQQQYKSWAEYYSQTDVNCAPGTENIAVTNATSSGCAVPGATGGYPFSNGQPPPPGTTSWRPEPSSSEFPPLQQASDVTGDAYNVYWKHGTSGVQSHVNPMPSYFQKPLDQNPIPYDSTRDQQNIACPQGSNLQYSVTNHVPQNQVPQNYQPPLQTFPSLDTRRVSKLQIPTNPRIASNLGLGLPKTDKDSSTTNAATKPAYIGVSMPKPTNKVPSHDDADSMLKPGMFPASLRAYVERALSRCKEDSQKAACQNIMKEMITKASADGTLLTRDWDIEPLFPLPDVDTINKDGESSGAVSSLPRYKRSPSRRTKSRWEPISEEKLVEKVPSVNHVSVKEVNWDHFKERDGVLSSGKCESTDDGWNNSKLPPLQHQTPSKNVQRPVKKQRLSDNFGTAENGGGSSDSDKEQGLAAYYSSAITLANSPEERKRRENRSKRFEKAHGHQAGVKHFRQKAVGAGSLYSRRASVLELSRSYNDSGSRAVEDIDWDAFTVKGTCQEIEKRYLRLTSAPDPATVRPEEVLEKALLMVLSSQKNYLYKCDQLKSIRQDLTVQRIRNELTVKVYETHARLSIEAGDLPEYNQCQSQLQSLYAEGIKGCHMEFSAYNLLCAILHSNNNRDLLSSMARLSDEVKKDEAVKHALAVRAAVTSGNYVLFFRLYKLAPNLNTCLMDLYVEKMRFEALKCMSRSYRPTLPVAYIAQVLGFTTVLPTTEGNEEKDMDGFEECEEWLRAHGACLTKDNSQEMQLDTKASSSSLYMPEPEDAVAHGDTNLAVIDFLTRTS; this is translated from the exons CAGCGCCAAATTGTTGATTCAAGTGGACAAGCATCTGCATCTTTAGCTCCCGGACATTCCTTTCTGCCCTCAGCCACTGGTTCTACAGCCGTGTCATGGACTGTGCACATAACAGATAATAGCTCTTCTGAAAATGGACTTCTTCCAAGTTCCAGCTATCATCATAACCAGCATACGGAGCCACTTCCAAGGGATGTGCAAGATGGATTGAGCGCTGCATCAAATGCCTCTACTTCATCTAATCTGGGGGCAGCAAATGGACCACAAGAATATGCTGGTTATTCATCATATACAAATTCTGCTGATCCTTATGGTTATGGCAACACAGGATATCAACATGGTTACTATTACCAATATCCACAGCAAGCAAACCATTCGTACTCTCAACAAGGGGGTGTATATCAAAATTCAGGTGCTCCTTATCAGCCTCTTACCTCATTTCAGAATACAGGGCCTGCAAGTTATACAAGCACTTACTACAATGCTGCTGATTATCAGACAACTGGAGGTTACCCGAGCAACGAGTATAATAATCAGACCAACTCCTGGAATGCTGGTTCCTATGCACATTATCCCTCTCATCAGTATTCAGCCTACTCTTCTTCAGATTCTAATGGTGCTCAAAGTTCTAGTGCTGTAGCTGCAACTCCACTTCATTATCAGCAACAATACAAGTCATGGGCAGAATATTACAGTCAAACAGATGTTAATTGCGCTCCCGGGACAGAGAATATTGCTGTTACCAATGCAACCTCTTCGGGTTGTGCGGTGCCTGGAGCCACAGGTggatatccattttcaaatggcCAGCCTCCACCTCCTGGTACAACATCTTGGAGACCAGAACCCAGTTCATCTGAATTTCCGCCTTTGCAg CAGGCTAGTGATGTGACAGGTGATGCTTACAATGTTTACTGGAAACATGGAACGTCAGGAGTCcaaagtcatgtcaatccaatgCCATCATACTTTCAAAAACCTTTGGATCAAAATCCAATTCCATATGATAGCACTAGGGATCAGCAGAATATAGCTTGTCCTCAGGGGTCCAATCTACAATATTCTGTTACCAACCATGTTCCTCAGAACCAGGTCCCTCAGAATTATCAGCCACCATTGCAAACCTTTCCTTCTCTGGATACACGTCGGGTAAGCAAATTGCAGATTCCAACAAACCCTAGAATTGCTTCAAatttgggcttgggcttgccaAAAACCGATAAGGATAGCTCTACAACGAATGCAGCAACAAAGCCAGCTTATATCGGTGTCTCAATGCCAAAGCCTACTAACAAAGTGCCCTCTCATGATGACGCTGATTCCATGCTCAAG CCTGGCATGTTCCCTGCATCTCTACGTGCTTATGTGGAAAGGGCATTGTCCCGTTGCAAGGAAGATTCTCAAAAGGCAGCTTGTCAAAACATAATGAAGGAG ATGATTACAAAAGCATCTGCTGATGGTACACTTCTTACACGAGACTGGGATATCGAACCTCTTTTCCCATTACCGGATGTGGATACAATCAATAAGGA TGGGGAGAGTTCTGGTGCTGTTTCTTCATTACCGAGGTACAAAAGAAGTCCGAGTAGACGTACCAAAAGCAGGTGGGAACCTATATCAGAGGAGAAATTGGTTGAGAAAGTGCCATCTGTCAATCATGTTTCAGTAAAAGAGGTTAATTGGGACCATTTCAAAGAAAGGGATGGGGTG TTGTCCAGTGGAAAATGTGAGAGCACAGACGATGGTTGGAATAATTCCAAACTCCCTCCTTTGCAACATCAAACTCCAAGTAAAAATGTTCAAAGGCCAGTTAAGAAACAGCGGCTTAGTGATAACTTCGGCACTGCTGAAAACGGTGGTGGTTCCAGTGATAGTGATAAAGAACAGGGATTGGCAGCATATTATTCAAGTGCAATAACTCTAGCAAATTCGccagaggaaagaaaaagacgTGAAAATCGTTCTAAACGATTTGAGAAGGCACATGGACATCAAGCAGGAGTCAAGCACTTTAGGCAAAAGGCTGTTGGAGCTGGAAGTTTGTATTCTAGAAGGGCTAGCGTTCTGGAGCTTAGCAGAAGTTATAATGACAGTGGCAGCAGGGCTGTAGAGGATATTGATTGGGATGCCTTTACTGTCAAAGGAACCTGCCAGGAAATTGAGAAGCGCTATTTGCGTCTTACTTCTGCACCTGACCCTGCGACT GTTAGGCCGGAGGAGGTGTTAGAAAAAGCTCTCCTAATGGTTTTAAGTTCTCAAAAGAACTATCTCTACAAGTGTGATCAGTTGAAATCAATTCGTCAGGATTTGACTGTACAGAGGATACGTAATGAACTAACCGTCAAG GTGTATGAAACTCATGCGCGATTGTCAATAGAAGCTGGGGATCTGCCAGAGTATAATCAG TGCCAATCACAGCTACAAAGCCTTTATGCAGAAGGAATCAAGGGGTGTCATATGGAATTTTCTGCTTACAACTTACTTTGTGCTATATTGCACTCAAATAACAACAGAGATCTTTTATCGTCGATGGCAAG ATTATCAGATGAAGTGAAAAAGGATGAAGCTGTCAAGCATGCTCTTGCGGTCCGTGCAGCTGTTACGTCAGGGAACTATGTGCTGTTCTTCAGATTGTACAAGTTGGCTCCCAACTTGAACACCTGCCTAATGG ATCTCTATGTTGAGAAGATGCGGTTTGAGGCGTTGAAATGCATGTCTCGTTCTTATCGCCCTACACTTCCTGTTGCGTACATTGCTCAGGTCCTAGGCTTCACAACTGTCTTGCCAACAACtgaaggaaatgaagaaaaagacaTGGATGGGTTTGAGGAATGTGAGGAATGGTTAAGGGCACATGGTGCATGCCTCACCAAGGACAACAGCCAAGAGATGCAGCTCGACACGAAG GCTTCATCTTCCAGCCTTTACATGCCAGAACCTGAAGATGCTGTTGCCCATGGGGATACAAATCTTGCCGTTATTGATTTTCTAACGCGAACATcgtga
- the LOC122084075 gene encoding SAC3 family protein A-like isoform X4, which translates to MMNQVHTTDTVVEQDPNLLEQRQIVDSSGQASASLAPGHSFLPSATGSTAVSWTVHITDNSSSENGLLPSSSYHHNQHTEPLPRDVQDGLSAASNASTSSNLGAANGPQEYAGYSSYTNSADPYGYGNTGYQHGYYYQYPQQANHSYSQQGGVYQNSGAPYQPLTSFQNTGPASYTSTYYNAADYQTTGGYPSNEYNNQTNSWNAGSYAHYPSHQYSAYSSSDSNGAQSSSAVAATPLHYQQQYKSWAEYYSQTDVNCAPGTENIAVTNATSSGCAVPGATGGYPFSNGQPPPPGTTSWRPEPSSSEFPPLQQASDVTGDAYNVYWKHGTSGVQSHVNPMPSYFQKPLDQNPIPYDSTRDQQNIACPQGSNLQYSVTNHVPQNQVPQNYQPPLQTFPSLDTRRVSKLQIPTNPRIASNLGLGLPKTDKDSSTTNAATKPAYIGVSMPKPTNKVPSHDDADSMLKMITKASADGTLLTRDWDIEPLFPLPDVDTINKDGESSGAVSSLPRYKRSPSRRTKSRWEPISEEKLVEKVPSVNHVSVKEVNWDHFKERDGVLSSGKCESTDDGWNNSKLPPLQHQTPSKNVQRPVKKQRLSDNFGTAENGGGSSDSDKEQGLAAYYSSAITLANSPEERKRRENRSKRFEKAHGHQAGVKHFRQKAVGAGSLYSRRASVLELSRSYNDSGSRAVEDIDWDAFTVKGTCQEIEKRYLRLTSAPDPATVRPEEVLEKALLMVLSSQKNYLYKCDQLKSIRQDLTVQRIRNELTVKVYETHARLSIEAGDLPEYNQCQSQLQSLYAEGIKGCHMEFSAYNLLCAILHSNNNRDLLSSMARLSDEVKKDEAVKHALAVRAAVTSGNYVLFFRLYKLAPNLNTCLMDLYVEKMRFEALKCMSRSYRPTLPVAYIAQVLGFTTVLPTTEGNEEKDMDGFEECEEWLRAHGACLTKDNSQEMQLDTKASSSSLYMPEPEDAVAHGDTNLAVIDFLTRTS; encoded by the exons CAGCGCCAAATTGTTGATTCAAGTGGACAAGCATCTGCATCTTTAGCTCCCGGACATTCCTTTCTGCCCTCAGCCACTGGTTCTACAGCCGTGTCATGGACTGTGCACATAACAGATAATAGCTCTTCTGAAAATGGACTTCTTCCAAGTTCCAGCTATCATCATAACCAGCATACGGAGCCACTTCCAAGGGATGTGCAAGATGGATTGAGCGCTGCATCAAATGCCTCTACTTCATCTAATCTGGGGGCAGCAAATGGACCACAAGAATATGCTGGTTATTCATCATATACAAATTCTGCTGATCCTTATGGTTATGGCAACACAGGATATCAACATGGTTACTATTACCAATATCCACAGCAAGCAAACCATTCGTACTCTCAACAAGGGGGTGTATATCAAAATTCAGGTGCTCCTTATCAGCCTCTTACCTCATTTCAGAATACAGGGCCTGCAAGTTATACAAGCACTTACTACAATGCTGCTGATTATCAGACAACTGGAGGTTACCCGAGCAACGAGTATAATAATCAGACCAACTCCTGGAATGCTGGTTCCTATGCACATTATCCCTCTCATCAGTATTCAGCCTACTCTTCTTCAGATTCTAATGGTGCTCAAAGTTCTAGTGCTGTAGCTGCAACTCCACTTCATTATCAGCAACAATACAAGTCATGGGCAGAATATTACAGTCAAACAGATGTTAATTGCGCTCCCGGGACAGAGAATATTGCTGTTACCAATGCAACCTCTTCGGGTTGTGCGGTGCCTGGAGCCACAGGTggatatccattttcaaatggcCAGCCTCCACCTCCTGGTACAACATCTTGGAGACCAGAACCCAGTTCATCTGAATTTCCGCCTTTGCAg CAGGCTAGTGATGTGACAGGTGATGCTTACAATGTTTACTGGAAACATGGAACGTCAGGAGTCcaaagtcatgtcaatccaatgCCATCATACTTTCAAAAACCTTTGGATCAAAATCCAATTCCATATGATAGCACTAGGGATCAGCAGAATATAGCTTGTCCTCAGGGGTCCAATCTACAATATTCTGTTACCAACCATGTTCCTCAGAACCAGGTCCCTCAGAATTATCAGCCACCATTGCAAACCTTTCCTTCTCTGGATACACGTCGGGTAAGCAAATTGCAGATTCCAACAAACCCTAGAATTGCTTCAAatttgggcttgggcttgccaAAAACCGATAAGGATAGCTCTACAACGAATGCAGCAACAAAGCCAGCTTATATCGGTGTCTCAATGCCAAAGCCTACTAACAAAGTGCCCTCTCATGATGACGCTGATTCCATGCTCAAG ATGATTACAAAAGCATCTGCTGATGGTACACTTCTTACACGAGACTGGGATATCGAACCTCTTTTCCCATTACCGGATGTGGATACAATCAATAAGGA TGGGGAGAGTTCTGGTGCTGTTTCTTCATTACCGAGGTACAAAAGAAGTCCGAGTAGACGTACCAAAAGCAGGTGGGAACCTATATCAGAGGAGAAATTGGTTGAGAAAGTGCCATCTGTCAATCATGTTTCAGTAAAAGAGGTTAATTGGGACCATTTCAAAGAAAGGGATGGGGTG TTGTCCAGTGGAAAATGTGAGAGCACAGACGATGGTTGGAATAATTCCAAACTCCCTCCTTTGCAACATCAAACTCCAAGTAAAAATGTTCAAAGGCCAGTTAAGAAACAGCGGCTTAGTGATAACTTCGGCACTGCTGAAAACGGTGGTGGTTCCAGTGATAGTGATAAAGAACAGGGATTGGCAGCATATTATTCAAGTGCAATAACTCTAGCAAATTCGccagaggaaagaaaaagacgTGAAAATCGTTCTAAACGATTTGAGAAGGCACATGGACATCAAGCAGGAGTCAAGCACTTTAGGCAAAAGGCTGTTGGAGCTGGAAGTTTGTATTCTAGAAGGGCTAGCGTTCTGGAGCTTAGCAGAAGTTATAATGACAGTGGCAGCAGGGCTGTAGAGGATATTGATTGGGATGCCTTTACTGTCAAAGGAACCTGCCAGGAAATTGAGAAGCGCTATTTGCGTCTTACTTCTGCACCTGACCCTGCGACT GTTAGGCCGGAGGAGGTGTTAGAAAAAGCTCTCCTAATGGTTTTAAGTTCTCAAAAGAACTATCTCTACAAGTGTGATCAGTTGAAATCAATTCGTCAGGATTTGACTGTACAGAGGATACGTAATGAACTAACCGTCAAG GTGTATGAAACTCATGCGCGATTGTCAATAGAAGCTGGGGATCTGCCAGAGTATAATCAG TGCCAATCACAGCTACAAAGCCTTTATGCAGAAGGAATCAAGGGGTGTCATATGGAATTTTCTGCTTACAACTTACTTTGTGCTATATTGCACTCAAATAACAACAGAGATCTTTTATCGTCGATGGCAAG ATTATCAGATGAAGTGAAAAAGGATGAAGCTGTCAAGCATGCTCTTGCGGTCCGTGCAGCTGTTACGTCAGGGAACTATGTGCTGTTCTTCAGATTGTACAAGTTGGCTCCCAACTTGAACACCTGCCTAATGG ATCTCTATGTTGAGAAGATGCGGTTTGAGGCGTTGAAATGCATGTCTCGTTCTTATCGCCCTACACTTCCTGTTGCGTACATTGCTCAGGTCCTAGGCTTCACAACTGTCTTGCCAACAACtgaaggaaatgaagaaaaagacaTGGATGGGTTTGAGGAATGTGAGGAATGGTTAAGGGCACATGGTGCATGCCTCACCAAGGACAACAGCCAAGAGATGCAGCTCGACACGAAG GCTTCATCTTCCAGCCTTTACATGCCAGAACCTGAAGATGCTGTTGCCCATGGGGATACAAATCTTGCCGTTATTGATTTTCTAACGCGAACATcgtga